The Planococcus halocryophilus nucleotide sequence AAATTGTTGCATATGCGGCATTTCCGCGCGGCAAGGTGGACACCAAGTTGCCCAGAAGTTAAGAATCACTTTTTTTCCGCGATAATCAGACAAGCGAACTGTTTCTCCATTTTGATCGGTTAATGTAAAATCGGGTGCTTCTGCTCCTAGCGTAAGTCCTGTCGTATCAGACTGATTGGATTCTACTTTAGATTGCGTAGATTCGTTTTCTTTTGCAATAAAGTTAGTGGCAATAATAGCAATGGCTGCTAACAATAAAATTGCGAAAAGTGCCTTTTTAATCATACAATCTGTCCTTTCTGTGTAAATCGGTTATAAAAGAAAGTCGTTATCACTGCAAGTGTAACTAATGTTGCAATTTGCCAAGAGATTAAGGGAGCAAATACGCTTACAATTAGTAGTTCTAATGTAAATAAGGCTGCGAGTAGTAAATCTGTCGGAACATCTGCACGCTTAACAAGATAGCGGATAGCTAAAATACTTACTATTAGCAAAAGGCTATGAAAAATTGCTTCTAGTACATTGTTTTCGAAGATCTGCAATACAGCTTGATAAGATACAAAAAACAATAGCCACGCAAATACAGGTTGGTTAGCTAGTTTCGGCTGTTTAATTAAGGTAACCGTTAAATACACGATTACTAGAACAATTCCTAATAAATGACCGTATAAACCACCATTAAAATAAAGAATAGATAAAGGCATTTCAAGGAAATTTTCGAAATTAAATAGAATGTAGCTTAGCTTCCAGATGAGGATATATAGTGACACCGCATTCCATAACCAGTCACCGGTTTTTTCTTTTAATGCAAAGCGCAATAAAAAACTTGTTAATGCAGCTGCGATTAAGACTGAAACCCATATGGACGGTATCGTTAAGTGAAATATCGGGACATAGCTCATAGTGGTAAGTCCAATCGGGCCTTCTGTTTCATAAAAATCTCTCCATCCGTATTATACTCAACGGTTTCCATTATATCGGAATGCACAATCTTTTCATCTTTTTTTGTTTGGCAAGTATGATTAAAGCAATACCAAATTAGGAGGTAGAAGTATGACGTCTTGGCATGAACGTTTTCAAACTAAAGAATATTTGTACGGAACAGAACCGAACGTATTCATCAAAAATACCCATCCAAACTTTAATCTTTCAGGGGATGCCCTTGCGATAGCAGAAGGCGAAGGACGCAATGCCGTATATCTTGCGGAACAAGGAATGCGGGTTACTTCCTGGGATATTGCACAAAGTGGCTTAGATAAAACAGTGCAACTCGCAAAAGATCGTTCTGTAACTGTTTCAACCGAATTGGTAGATTTGTCGCAAGCCATATGGCCAGAAAACAAATGGGACGAAATTATTTGTGTGTTTGGTCATTATCCAAAAGAGGTCCAGCAGCAAACATTCGAAGGGGTAAGACGTGCGTTAAAACCAGGAGGTTATTTTTAATGGAAGTGTACTCTGTTGATCAACTCCACTATGGGACAGGTGGACCGAAAACAGAACAACTTCTATATCGGGCAGAAGAAGTGTTGTCGGCATTTACCGACTACCGAATCGTTCATTTTTTCACAGGGGAAGTCATAAGAAATGAAGGAACTTTACATAATGGCTTGTCTCATGTGATTCAACTTGCTGTTCAAAAGCCGATTTAAGAAGAAAAAGAATAATAAATTATCTATTTATATTCAAATAGGATACTGCGCGCCGAGTTTCCTCTTCTCGAGATAATTAACTCAAGTGTGAAAAATAGAGAGAACCCCAGCAATTCTGATAAGTTCAGGTTGTTGGGGTTTTCTCTACTTAGTTCGAAAATATAAAAGCCGTAATTGTGATTGTCACACACGGCTCGTTTGTGCAACATCAGAAGAAGTGGTGCGGTTTGTTGTTGACTTAGGTCCAAGTTGAAACAGCAATGCACCACTTGCGATTAACACAAGTGCAGCAAGAGACTGCCAAGTGAAAGGGACTTTTTCAAGGCCGAACCAACCAAGCGTATCCCAAACAAGCCCGAAAAATATTTGAGAGATCATGACCAGTGAGATGGCTGCACTCGGTCCTAATTTCTGGACGCCTTGAGTAACGGAAGCGACAACTCCAACGCCGATAATGCCACTGAACCAAAACCACGGCTCGGCTTGAAAGTGGAAAAGAGTTTTTCCTTCGAAAACGAGTCCTGCTAACAATGAAGCGACAAAGCCGAGAAGAAGAACAAGGGCGGTCGTCGACCAGACACCTACCTTTTTTTTGACGTTCGCATTAAAGGTGTTTTGGACGCAGACGAATGCGCCACCTAGAAAAGCTAGCAGTATGCCGATTGCCATGAAATTTCCCCCTATTCGTAAATATTGTGGCCCAACTGTTTCAGCATTGAGTCGCGATTAGTTATTTTAATTTTCCCGCGCTTTTTCAAAATCCAGCCCTGTTCTTCAAATTGCTTCAATACCCGATTCAAATGCCGGTAGCTTGTGCCGATTAAATCTGCCATGTCTACGAGTGAAGTAGAGTCGAGCGTGGTATCATCTGGTGTCATTGCCAGTAAGTAGCTAGCCACCCGAACATCGACTGCATATAACAAACTGAAATTCATAGCATGCGATTTGACCTCGAATTTGTGGGTAATCGTCTCTAGCAAAAACTGTAGCCATTTCGCGTTGTTCATCATATCATTTTCCAGGGCCTCGTACGGAATGCGAATGACCGTTGTTGTGGTAACGGCTTCAACTGTATTAATCAGCGTACATTTTCGGATATATTCAATATCTCCAACAAAGTCAAATGGAGATTTAAATGCCAATATAAGTCTTTTACCTTCCGGTGATAACCTTGATACTTTTAATTTTCCTTCAACTAGCAAATACAGCGTGTCGGATTTCTCACCTTGTGAAAACAACCGGTTACCACCTGTGTAAGTTTCCAATTTCATGGCTTGTTGTACGCGATCAGGGAACATCGTGCTCAAGTTGTATTGATTGAGGTAACTGGATACAGTTTCTTTTTTCATAATAGACACTCCTTTACCATTTCAAGACAATGACGCCTGCAATCATCAAGGCAACACCGAGGATGTGATTGCGACCAATGGTTTTTTTTGACATGTCCAGCCAACCTTTAGAGTCAATCAGTACGGCTGTGATCAGTTGTGCAATTAAAAACACGCCAATCGTCAGTGTCACGCCCAAGCGGTGAATCGCTGTCATGTTGCTGAACAGCACAATGGCT carries:
- a CDS encoding peroxiredoxin family protein codes for the protein MIKKALFAILLLAAIAIIATNFIAKENESTQSKVESNQSDTTGLTLGAEAPDFTLTDQNGETVRLSDYRGKKVILNFWATWCPPCRAEMPHMQQFHENNPDGDVEILAINLTAQDKGDEAIRSFIDEVGLTFQIPMDESGEVAQAYQVRTVPTTYILNTKGEIAQKIVGPMDEQIMIDQTESID
- a CDS encoding DMT family transporter, with translation MAIGILLAFLGGAFVCVQNTFNANVKKKVGVWSTTALVLLLGFVASLLAGLVFEGKTLFHFQAEPWFWFSGIIGVGVVASVTQGVQKLGPSAAISLVMISQIFFGLVWDTLGWFGLEKVPFTWQSLAALVLIASGALLFQLGPKSTTNRTTSSDVAQTSRV
- a CDS encoding Crp/Fnr family transcriptional regulator, with amino-acid sequence MKKETVSSYLNQYNLSTMFPDRVQQAMKLETYTGGNRLFSQGEKSDTLYLLVEGKLKVSRLSPEGKRLILAFKSPFDFVGDIEYIRKCTLINTVEAVTTTTVIRIPYEALENDMMNNAKWLQFLLETITHKFEVKSHAMNFSLLYAVDVRVASYLLAMTPDDTTLDSTSLVDMADLIGTSYRHLNRVLKQFEEQGWILKKRGKIKITNRDSMLKQLGHNIYE